The following coding sequences lie in one Saimiri boliviensis isolate mSaiBol1 chromosome 6, mSaiBol1.pri, whole genome shotgun sequence genomic window:
- the FJX1 gene encoding four-jointed box protein 1 → MGRRMRGAAATAGLWLLALGSLLALWGGLLPPRTRFVSRPPEDRLPRRPGRSGGSAPGLRFPLPPPLAWDARGGSLKTFRALLTLAAGADGPPRQSPGERRWHVPAGQSRPEESAAVHGGVFWSRGLEEQVPRGFSEAQAAEWLEVVRSSRVVALERGGCGRSSNRLARFADGTRACVRYGINPEQIQGEALSYYLARLLGLQRHVPPLALARVEARGAQWGQVQEELRAAHWTEGSVVSLTRWLPNLTDVVVPAPWRSEDGRLRPLRDAGGELANLSLAELVDLVQWTDLILFDYLTANFDRLVSNLFSLQWDPRVMQRATSNLHRGPGGALVFLDNEAGLVHGYRVAGMWDKYNEPLLQSVCVFRERTARRVLELHRGQDAAARLLRLYRRHEPRFPELAALADPHAQLLQRRLDFLAKHILHCKAKYGSRSDT, encoded by the coding sequence ATGGGCAGGAGGATGCGGGGCGCCGCCGCCACCGCGGGGCTCTGGCTGCTGGCGCTGGGCTCGCTGCTGGCGCTGTGGGGCGGGCTCCTGCCACCGCGGACCAGGTTCGTCTCCCGTCCGCCGGAAGACCGACTGCCACGGCGCCCCGGCAGGAGCGGCGGCTCCGCGCCCGGGCTTCGCTTCCCTCTGCCCCCGCCCCTGGCGTGGGACGCCCGCGGCGGCTCCCTGAAAACTTTCCGGGCGCTGCTCACTCTAGCGGCCGGCGCGGACGGCCCGCCTCGGCAGTCCCCGGGCGAGCGCAGGTGGCACGTGCCAGCCGGGCAGTCCCGGCCGGAGGAGAGCGCCGCGGTGCACGGGGGCGTCTTCTGGAGCCGTGGCCTGGAGGAGCAGGTGCCCCGGGGCTTTTCGGAAGCCCAGGCGGCGGAGTGGCTGGAGGTGGTCCGCAGCTCTCGGGTGGTGGCTCTGGAGCGCGGGGGTTGCGGTCGCAGCTCCAACCGACTGGCCCGCTTTGCCGACGGCACCCGCGCCTGCGTGCGCTACGGCATCAACCCGGAGCAGATTCAGGGCGAGGCCCTGTCCTACTACCTGGCGCGCCTGCTGGGCCTCCAGCGCCACGTGCCGCCGCTGGCACTGGCCCGGGTGGAGGCGCGGGGCGCGCAGTGGGGGCAGGTGCAGGAGGAGCTGCGCGCTGCGCACTGGACCGAGGGCAGCGTGGTGAGCCTGACGCGCTGGCTGCCCAACCTCACGGACGTGGTGGTGCCGGCGCCCTGGCGCTCGGAGGATGGCCGTCTGCGGCCCCTCCGCGACGCTGGGGGCGAGCTGGCCAACCTCAGCCTGGCGGAGCTGGTGGACCTAGTACAATGGACCGACTTAATCCTCTTCGACTACCTGACGGCCAACTTCGACCGGCTCGTAAGCAACCTCTTCAGCCTGCAGTGGGACCCGCGCGTCATGCAGCGTGCCACGAGCAACCTGCACCGCGGTCCCGGCGGGGCGCTGGTCTTTCTGGACAACGAGGCGGGCTTGGTACACGGCTACCGGGTGGCAGGCATGTGGGACAAGTATAATGAGCCGCTGTTGCAGTCAGTATGCGTGTTCCGCGAGCGGACCGCGCGGCGCGTCCTGGAGCTGCACCGCGGACAGGACGCCGCGGCCCGGCTGCTGCGCCTCTACCGGCGCCACGAGCCTCGCTTCCCTGAGCTGGCCGCGCTCGCCGACCCCCACGCTCAGCTGCTACAGCGCCGCCTCGACTTCCTCGCCAAGCACATTTTGCACTGTAAGGCCAAGTACGGCAGCCGGTCTGACACTTAG